The Pueribacillus theae genome contains the following window.
CTTATTACAGGCATAGGCTTCCCAAAATAAAGATTTTCCTCTTTCGGCTCCATCATTAACAAATGGTCCTATATTTCTTGCGCTCGAACCTTGTATCGGTTCTAGTTGAATGACTTTCGCCCCTAAATCGGCAAGGATTTTTCCCGCCAGCAATCCTTTCTCGTTTGTCATATCCAAAATTAAATACGGACTTAAAAAACCCATTGGTTTCCCCCTTGTAGCCATATGTATTCTGCGTTTAACTATTTCGAAAATAACAAAGAGTACAAAAACACTTTTCGTTATTCATCTAATGTAATAAAAGTGCTATACCCAACAAAGGAATTGGGTATAGCAGCAATTTCTATTAATCAAAATCTTTGTCGCCTTTTAGCAATCGTCTTGCAATTGTACGGCGCTGAATTTCAGCCGTTCCATCAGGAACACGCATAGAACGAGCCCAACGCCAAACCTTTTCAAGTTTTGCTTCATTTGTTAGGCCAATTCCACCCATTACTTGCATGCAACGGTCTAGAACGCGGAATGCCATTTCTGTTGTAAAAGCTTTGATCATTGAAATTTCTTTCAACGGAAGCGCTTTTTGGTTTTCCATTTTCCAAGCACAGTGCAACACCATGTTACGAGCGGCATAAATATCCATTGCACATTCGGCAAGATGCGCTTGAATCATTTGATGGTTTTCAATCGTTACACCAAATGTTTTACGCTGTTTCACATAATCTAGCGCAATGTCAAGCGCCCATTGTGCTGCGCCTACACAGTTTGCAGCCATAACAACACGGCCAATGTCTACCCCATGAAGAGCGGCGCCGAAGCCATTATTAATTTCACCGATAACATATTTATCTGAGACACGGGCATTATCCAATGAAATGATTCCAATACGGCTTCCAATGCTTCCTAAATAAGGGATAACCGATGAGTTTGTGCATGTTTCACCATCGAATGGTACGAGAAATGCAGAAATGCCGCCTTTACGCTGAGCCACAAGTTCCGGATCCGTTACAGCGAAAATAATCGCATAGTCCGCATAAGGAGAGTTTGTAATCCATTGTTTTGCACCGTTGATTACCCACTCGTCTCCATCTCTCACCGCGCGGGTTTTCATAGCCCATACGTCAGATCCAGCATCCGGCTCACTCAAACCAAAGCATAGAAGCGATTCACCGTCTCTTACTTTAGGCAAAATTTCTTCTCTGAGTTCCGGTGTCAAACCAAGCAATACAGGGGTTAATCCACCTGTAAACAATCCTGGAGGGAAAATTTCATCAATAAATAAATTGTGGCCGTACTTTTTCATTAACGCTTCATGAATTAAAGCTACCGCAACAGGGCCAAACTGGTCACCCATACCACCTAATTCAGGCATGCCAAACATTGTAAAAAATCCTGCTTCGGCAGATTTTTTACGCACTTGTTTCAATGCGTCCTGAATTTCTTGCGTGTAATAGCCTCTTTCGTCATATAAATATCGTTCATTTTCCAATTCTTTTGCGAATTTTTTTTCTAAAGGCGCAATTTCCACTTCAATAAATCGATCTAAGCTAGAAAGAATTTCTTTTACTTCTTCAGGCATTTTAAAGTCAATCATCTCGCGTTCTCCTTCCAAAAAACAATTAATTTATTTCTTTTTTCTCTTGCCGATTATTTTTTTCGACTTTTTCCAGCCGTTCATTATATGTTTTGCGGTTAATCCATTGTCCGACCACTGATGTATTCAACTCGTGAAAACAGCATAAAACTTGCCGGATCAGCAATTTCATCCAATCGGCCCATACGATGAATTGGAACGATCATAGGCTTCTTTTGAAACAAACAGGTGATCTTGTCCACCCGTATTTTCTATCGGACCAGGAGTCTATGGCGTTCACTCAAATACTGTAACGGTGCCCCCACTCCACAGCCGCCACACGTAATCAGATTACGGCTTTCTCTCATCTCCCCACCCTTTCCATACTATTTTAATAAAACAATCCACACTATAAGATTACCACTTAATATAAAATAGGAAAAGTATCAATCGATTGAAAACTGTGTTTGCCTTATGTTTAAAAAAGAGCGAGTTTATCAATATATTTTAATAGGATTTAGGCAAGCCTAAGACATGCTCACCAATATAGTTAAGCACCATTTGCTGGGATACCGGGGCAATTTTCAACAAGCGGGCTTCGCGCCAATACCGCTCCACATGAAATTCTTTCGCGTAGCCGAAGCCGCCAAATGTTTGCAATGCGTTGTCGCAAGCTTCGAAAACGACTTCCGCTGCCACGTATTTTGCCGTATTGGCATCAGGTCCTGACGGCAACCCTTTATCATAGTTGATGGCTGCCCGCTGCCACATGAGATCAGCTGCATCCAACATGGCATAGCTCGCTGCAAGTGGATGTTGAATCGCTTGGTTCTTCCCGATAGGACGGCCAAATACTACTCTCTCATTCGCGTATTGAACAGCCTTATTTAAAGCGACTCTCCCTAACCCGCAAAATTCGGCCGCAAGTAAAATTCGCTCTGGATTTAGCCCATCCAGGAGGTGGTAAAATCCTTTTCCTTCTTCACCAACAATATCGCTCGCATCCACCGGCAAATCTTCAATGAATAGTTCATTTGAGTCCACGGCATGTCTTCCCAGTTTCTCAATCTCTTTAATCGTGACATATCGTTCATCGAGATCGGCTAAAAATAGTGTCATTCCATCTGTTCTTCTTTTACATTCTTCTAAAGGCGTCGTTCTCGTAAGCAATAGCACTTTGCTTGACTCTTTCGCTTTTGAATTCCAAACCTTTTGGCCGTTCACAATATAGCGGTTCCCATCTTTTCGCGCAAAAGTAGAAATTCGTGGTGTATCCGTTCCCGCATCCGGTTCTGTCACACCAAATGATACGTGCAGCTCTCCTTTTGCCGCTTGCGGCAAATATTTCTGCTTCATTTCTTCCGATCCATGTTTAACAACTGGGTTTAACCCGAACATTGATAGATGCAAAGCGGTCCCGCCGTTCATCCCCGCACCCGATTCAGCAACCGCATGCAAGGCAATGGAGGCTTCTGTGATTCCTAACCCTGACCCTCCGTATTCTTCAGGAATGGCAATGCCAACCCAACCGGCTTCCGCAAAAGCGTTATAAAACTCCCACGGGAATTTATGTTCACGATCGCATTCCGCCCAATAATTATCATCAAATTTAGCAGCAAGCCTGCTTACTTCTTTTCTTATTGAAATTTGATCTTCAGTCCATTCGAAATTCATGACATCTCATCCTTTTTGTTAAAATTGTTGGTCATCTATCCGTACGATGCAAAAATCATGCCAAGATTTCTTGTAGGTAAAAATGAAGAGCAGAATCTCTAAATTATTGCAAATGGGGCACCGTTTACCAACTCTTTATTCTAAAAAACTAGAATTTGAGAATACAAACTCATGCTTATAAGATGCTAAAAAAATCGAATTTATTCCTTATAAAATCTGAATGGGTTTGTTGTACACTGTTCGTGAAGTTTCTAAACCATTGGAACATGTTCCATTATTTTAGAATTTAATCTTTAATTGATTGATTTTATTGTATAGAGTCGCTAATGAAATCCCCAGTTTTTGTGCTGCAAGCTCTTTTCCTTTAAGGCTAGTGCCATAAATTTTCAACGTTTTAATAATGACTTCCCGTTCTTTTCTTTCCAGTATATCTTTTAATGAAAGATTCGTATCTTCTCTGTCATCTGCCATTCTATTTGATTGTAAGAAAGCAGGCAGATGTACGATATCAATGGTTTCAGAATCTGTCATTGTCGCTGCATAATGTATGGCGTTCAACAGTTCGCGAACGTTTCCGGGCCAATGGTACTCGAACAATTGCTTTTTCGCATCTGCTGTAAACGTTAGATGGAATGGCAGCTCTTTATGCTTCACGATTTTATCGATTAATGTAAATAGATCTCCTTTTCTTGACCGAAGTGGCGGAATCATTAGCTGTACCCCATTTAAACGGTAAAAAAGATCTTCTCGAAACCGTCCCTTCGCTACCATTTGAAGCAAATCTTTATTCGTGGCTGCAACAATTCGAACATTCACTTCTTGCTCTTTTAATCCACCTATTTTTCGAATGCGCCCTTCTTGTAAAACCCGTAGCAGTTTCGCTTGAAGTTCAAGGGACAGATCACCAATTTCGTCCAAAAACAACGTTCCGTGATCGGCAAGTTCAAAAAGGCCAATTTTCCCCCCTTTTTTTGAATTGGTAAAAGAACCTTCTTCATATCCGAACAATTCACTTTCAAGCAATGAAGACGGGATCGCCGCGCAGTTAATCGGGACAAAAGCATAACCCGATCGAGGGCTTTCATTGTGAATCGCGTGAGCGAATAATTCTTTCCCCGTCCCGCTCTCCCCTTGAATTAATACGTTCAAATTGGACGAAGCGGTCCTTTTCGCCAATTCAATCACATTCTTAATTTCTTTATCTTCCCCGATGATGTCATGAAATGTGTATTTTGCCTGATGGAGATGGCCGACGGTTTTTTCAAGCTGTGCAAGCTTTATCTTGCTTTTTTCCAATTCTTTCGTCAGAGCTTTCACTTCATTTACACTTTTAAGTACGTTCACAACGCCTAAAATTTGATGATCATAATAGATCGGCGCCATATCAACGACATATTCTTGCTCACCTACTTTTCGATAGATGGCAGATCTTCTTTTTTTGTCAATTAGTACTGTCGGAGAAATTGCCCCTTCGCGTACTTCTGAAAGGGGCTTACCAATAATGTCTTCCTTTTTCACACCGGTAATTTTTGTATATTCATCATTGATCAAGCGAACGATTCCTTCGGAGTCAATGACAAGGATACCGTCATTGATTGCTTCAATAATGCCTTGGAGCCAGCGAACATACTGGTTTAAAGAATGATCCATTTTGTCGTTCGTTAAACTCACGCTTCTCACCCTCATCGAAGTGAATTCTAAACAGGTCTAAATACAGGCAAGTTCACATCTTTATAAATATGATGCTCAAACGTTACTTCAACTTGCATATCGAATGTTACTTCTTCCGGCATTGCATCGACAACCTGAGATAACATCGTCGGTCCTTCTGCGAGTTGAATGATCGCTAAAACATACGGAGTTTTTGAAATAAAATAAGGATGCGTCGCTTTCTCTACGATTGTGTAAGAAAGGATTTTTCCTTTTCCACTGACTTCCTCATAAATCAAATTCCCTTGATCGTACGGGCAAAATTCCCGAGGGTAGTAAATATATTTACCGCATGACTCACATCGCTGCAATTTTAGCTTTTTATTTTTTAAGCCTTCCCAATATTCGAACGCTTCTTGTCTTGGCTCTTTTACGTAGGTTTGGCTCATATTAACCCCTCCTTAAGACGAGCGTACATTCTGTTGAGAAATAGCCGCCATTTGTATTCGCTACGCCAATTTCACAATCTTTAATCTGCCGCTCGCCCGCTTGTTCCATTAGCTGCCTCACGACTTCCACAACATTGACCATTCCTCCGGCATCCCCCGGCTGTCCGACAGAAAGCTGACCGCCGCTCGTGTTCACAGGAAGATCGCCTTTGAATGTCAAGTCATGTTCTTCAACAAATCTTCCACCTTCACCCTTTCTACAAAATCCCATATCTTCCAAACTTAAAATAACTGCGATCGTATAACAATCGTAAAGTCCTAACACATCAATATGTTCCGTCGTTATTCCTGCCATTTGGAACGCAGTTTCTGAAGCCTTTTTTATCGGAGTGACGAGTCCATTTGTAAACAGTTCGGATTGCGATAACGTATAATGCCCATTGCTGAAGCCGGCGCCGTCGATTATAACGGGGGTTGAACAGATTTGTTTCGCATCTTCTGCAGGGCTTACGACAAATGCGATGGCTCCATCACAAGGAGATACAATTTCAAATAAATGCAAAGGAGAACTAACAACAGGGGAATTCACGATATCATCAACTGTTAAAAGTCCTTTTTTTCCGTACAATGAATTCTCATTGAAGCTCGCATTGTACCTTTGATCAATCGCGATTTTTGCCCTTTGCTCAATTGTCGTGCCATAAAGATGGCTATGTAAATTAGCCGCCAGCGCATAGGCATTATTCGGCGATGAACCGTAAAGCGTGTCATAATCTTCTTGAAACGGCCTTAAATCATTTGCTTTATGATAAAGCGTGTTTAAATCTGCTCCCACCACAAGAATGTTCCGAGCCGTCTTCGCCGTAATGGCTTCGGCGGCTTTTTTTAAGGCATAGCCTCCTGACGCCCCTAAAACAGAGACTTCATCACTGTAAGTCGGCCTCATCCCTAAAAATTCTGCCAGTGGAAGATTCAGCCTAGCATTTAATGAAAGAGGGCTTAACGTAATAATGCCGTCAATATCCGAAAAAGAAAGACTTGCATGTTCTACAGCTTTCTTTGCCGCTTCACTTGCCAATTGAAAAAGATTTTTGTTGCTTTTTTTCTGAAAAACGGTCTCCCCATATCCTACAATCGCTGCTTTTCCTTTTAAACTCACAATTTACCTCCAGACTAAATTCTTATCCAAAACAATTTTCTTTATATTATAGTAACATCATTGATGAGTAAATTTAATTCATTTTCCGAAATCTCCATTACCTGGAAGGCTGTTCACTCGCTTTATAAAGCGAGACTTTAATCAGTGGGGGTTTTCTTCATCCCCCACTTAGACTTCTTCGTTTCCCTTAAGCCTTGAAGTAGGGGTCTTACGGACGGTTGCACCGTGATAAAAGTACCAGAGAGGTTTTCAATAAAAAACCTCTCTGAAGAGAGTTTCTTCAGAGAGTCGTACGGATTTGTGTTCTAAGCTGTTTTCTAAATACTTCTTTTACTACATAATAAACGCCGTTCATGTCATTGCTTCTCGTTATCCAATCCGCATAGGCCTGAACAGATTTTGGAGCGTTTCCCATCGCTACCCCAAGGCCAGCATCCCTAATCATAGAAATGTCGGCATGTGAATCACCTACCGCAACCATCTCTTCATTCGAGAACCCGAGCCTTTCACCAAGTTTCCTTAACGCGTTCCCTTTTGATACTCCTTTCGGTACGATTTCCATTCGATTTTCTTCATACATATTCACGTCAATCGTTTCAAAACGGGACAACAGTTTCTCTTTCATTAAATCTCCTTCTTTTTTGTTAGAGAAAAATACTTCAATTTGCGGTGGAGAAACAGGCGACTCTTCCAGATGCGAGCCTAATTCATCTGTAAAGTTAACAGGATAAAACAACGGGTCTCCTATCGTCATTTTTGCGATGATTCCTTGATTTTGCCTTACGCGATTTGCGACTGAAAAACGTTCATGCTTAATGCGGACGTGGCATTCCGTTTGTTCCAATAGATGAATAATGGCTGCGGACTCGGACGGAGAAATTCGTTTTTCCAGCCAAGGGGCATCCATATCATTCGCTAAAAAAGCCCCATTGTGAGTAATTAAAATCGAATCGAGTTTCAGTGCTTTCGCTATTTTTTTGGCCGATGTGAAATGCCTTCTCGTTGCAAGTGTGACGTAAACACCTTTCTGTTTAACATATTGAATGGCCTCTTTTACCCCTTTATCGATCCGGTGATTTGACCGTAAAATGGTTCCATCAACGTCAAGCGCAATCAATTTATACACCATCATACAAACCTCCTTTCTTAACATCCTTATGAAAAAAGGATTGTCCAATAGAACTGATCTAAGAAGCGATCCGGGGCTTCACCTTGATTTTTTTAATCGTGCTGGTAAACTTGTATTAGATTGACAATACGTTATACTAGATTTTTTTGGTTTCACACTGTTATATAACAGTCATTTTAAATGAGGAGATGACAATATTTGCTTCATGATGACCGCTTTCGCGGGCTTACGCTTCAAGATGTCAGAAAAGATTTGATCGCAGGAATAACCGTTGGAATCGTTGCAATTCCACTCGGAATGGCTT
Protein-coding sequences here:
- a CDS encoding acyl-CoA dehydrogenase family protein, with the protein product MIDFKMPEEVKEILSSLDRFIEVEIAPLEKKFAKELENERYLYDERGYYTQEIQDALKQVRKKSAEAGFFTMFGMPELGGMGDQFGPVAVALIHEALMKKYGHNLFIDEIFPPGLFTGGLTPVLLGLTPELREEILPKVRDGESLLCFGLSEPDAGSDVWAMKTRAVRDGDEWVINGAKQWITNSPYADYAIIFAVTDPELVAQRKGGISAFLVPFDGETCTNSSVIPYLGSIGSRIGIISLDNARVSDKYVIGEINNGFGAALHGVDIGRVVMAANCVGAAQWALDIALDYVKQRKTFGVTIENHQMIQAHLAECAMDIYAARNMVLHCAWKMENQKALPLKEISMIKAFTTEMAFRVLDRCMQVMGGIGLTNEAKLEKVWRWARSMRVPDGTAEIQRRTIARRLLKGDKDFD
- a CDS encoding acyl-CoA dehydrogenase family protein; the protein is MNFEWTEDQISIRKEVSRLAAKFDDNYWAECDREHKFPWEFYNAFAEAGWVGIAIPEEYGGSGLGITEASIALHAVAESGAGMNGGTALHLSMFGLNPVVKHGSEEMKQKYLPQAAKGELHVSFGVTEPDAGTDTPRISTFARKDGNRYIVNGQKVWNSKAKESSKVLLLTRTTPLEECKRRTDGMTLFLADLDERYVTIKEIEKLGRHAVDSNELFIEDLPVDASDIVGEEGKGFYHLLDGLNPERILLAAEFCGLGRVALNKAVQYANERVVFGRPIGKNQAIQHPLAASYAMLDAADLMWQRAAINYDKGLPSGPDANTAKYVAAEVVFEACDNALQTFGGFGYAKEFHVERYWREARLLKIAPVSQQMVLNYIGEHVLGLPKSY
- a CDS encoding sigma-54 interaction domain-containing protein yields the protein MSLTNDKMDHSLNQYVRWLQGIIEAINDGILVIDSEGIVRLINDEYTKITGVKKEDIIGKPLSEVREGAISPTVLIDKKRRSAIYRKVGEQEYVVDMAPIYYDHQILGVVNVLKSVNEVKALTKELEKSKIKLAQLEKTVGHLHQAKYTFHDIIGEDKEIKNVIELAKRTASSNLNVLIQGESGTGKELFAHAIHNESPRSGYAFVPINCAAIPSSLLESELFGYEEGSFTNSKKGGKIGLFELADHGTLFLDEIGDLSLELQAKLLRVLQEGRIRKIGGLKEQEVNVRIVAATNKDLLQMVAKGRFREDLFYRLNGVQLMIPPLRSRKGDLFTLIDKIVKHKELPFHLTFTADAKKQLFEYHWPGNVRELLNAIHYAATMTDSETIDIVHLPAFLQSNRMADDREDTNLSLKDILERKEREVIIKTLKIYGTSLKGKELAAQKLGISLATLYNKINQLKIKF
- a CDS encoding Zn-ribbon domain-containing OB-fold protein, which translates into the protein MSQTYVKEPRQEAFEYWEGLKNKKLKLQRCESCGKYIYYPREFCPYDQGNLIYEEVSGKGKILSYTIVEKATHPYFISKTPYVLAIIQLAEGPTMLSQVVDAMPEEVTFDMQVEVTFEHHIYKDVNLPVFRPV
- a CDS encoding thiolase family protein — encoded protein: MSLKGKAAIVGYGETVFQKKSNKNLFQLASEAAKKAVEHASLSFSDIDGIITLSPLSLNARLNLPLAEFLGMRPTYSDEVSVLGASGGYALKKAAEAITAKTARNILVVGADLNTLYHKANDLRPFQEDYDTLYGSSPNNAYALAANLHSHLYGTTIEQRAKIAIDQRYNASFNENSLYGKKGLLTVDDIVNSPVVSSPLHLFEIVSPCDGAIAFVVSPAEDAKQICSTPVIIDGAGFSNGHYTLSQSELFTNGLVTPIKKASETAFQMAGITTEHIDVLGLYDCYTIAVILSLEDMGFCRKGEGGRFVEEHDLTFKGDLPVNTSGGQLSVGQPGDAGGMVNVVEVVRQLMEQAGERQIKDCEIGVANTNGGYFSTECTLVLRRG
- a CDS encoding Cof-type HAD-IIB family hydrolase, producing the protein MMVYKLIALDVDGTILRSNHRIDKGVKEAIQYVKQKGVYVTLATRRHFTSAKKIAKALKLDSILITHNGAFLANDMDAPWLEKRISPSESAAIIHLLEQTECHVRIKHERFSVANRVRQNQGIIAKMTIGDPLFYPVNFTDELGSHLEESPVSPPQIEVFFSNKKEGDLMKEKLLSRFETIDVNMYEENRMEIVPKGVSKGNALRKLGERLGFSNEEMVAVGDSHADISMIRDAGLGVAMGNAPKSVQAYADWITRSNDMNGVYYVVKEVFRKQLRTQIRTTL